Proteins encoded in a region of the uncultured Paludibaculum sp. genome:
- a CDS encoding GDSL-type esterase/lipase family protein → MKSPWPLKPFLVIATFALGITLPQYIPQWYNWRIYEWSAAPAVLDFQPRARASEPMQEEMERLRPDTVPVKADDSKIHDPGGTMDNFYSALLRTERHQPGAVTRILHFGDSPTTADLITADVRNFLQTRFGDAGHGTYLIAKPWAWYGHRGLDVSASGWSMDPATLHAQRDGRYGVGGVSFIGGVGAESKLTLRNEGHTKLSLAYLAQPNGGEISIDAGDIHIATLDTSAPEAAELEQTWPIPVEARKFQIRVTRGSVRLFCLTFRKDAPGVMYDSIGLNGSWAGVLASHVNGPRWMEELRMARPSLVVINYGTNESGYRNYIDTTYPKDVKEILRRVKTAVPEASILIMSPMDRGAREQGGTIGTVPTLPQLVSVQARIAAENDCAFFNTFQAMGGPGTMGKWYMAEPRLVSADFIHPLPSGARIVGTLLYQALIDGYNSYKLKQLRQNLAVVPKRTAGSKP, encoded by the coding sequence ATGAAGTCGCCCTGGCCATTGAAACCGTTTCTCGTCATCGCGACGTTCGCGCTGGGCATCACTCTGCCCCAGTACATCCCGCAGTGGTACAACTGGCGAATCTATGAGTGGAGCGCCGCCCCCGCGGTCCTCGACTTCCAGCCCCGCGCCCGCGCCTCCGAACCCATGCAGGAGGAGATGGAGCGCCTGCGGCCCGACACGGTGCCGGTCAAGGCGGACGACTCCAAGATCCACGATCCCGGCGGGACGATGGACAATTTCTACAGCGCGCTTCTGCGCACGGAACGCCATCAGCCGGGCGCGGTGACGAGAATTCTGCACTTCGGCGATTCACCCACCACGGCCGACCTGATCACCGCCGACGTCCGCAACTTTCTACAGACCCGTTTTGGCGACGCCGGCCACGGAACCTATCTGATCGCCAAGCCCTGGGCCTGGTATGGCCATCGGGGACTGGACGTGAGCGCCTCCGGGTGGAGTATGGATCCAGCGACGCTGCACGCCCAGAGGGACGGCCGCTATGGTGTGGGCGGCGTCAGCTTCATCGGCGGAGTGGGCGCGGAAAGCAAGCTCACGCTCCGCAATGAAGGGCACACCAAGCTTTCGCTGGCTTACCTGGCACAACCCAACGGCGGCGAGATCTCCATTGACGCCGGCGACATCCACATTGCGACGCTCGACACATCGGCCCCGGAAGCGGCGGAACTGGAACAGACCTGGCCGATTCCGGTCGAGGCACGGAAATTCCAGATCAGAGTGACGCGCGGCAGTGTCCGGCTCTTCTGTCTCACCTTCCGCAAGGACGCGCCCGGCGTGATGTACGACAGCATCGGCCTGAACGGCTCGTGGGCGGGGGTTCTAGCCTCCCATGTCAACGGCCCGCGTTGGATGGAGGAATTGCGGATGGCGCGGCCGAGCCTGGTGGTGATCAACTACGGCACAAACGAGAGCGGCTATCGCAACTACATCGACACCACGTATCCCAAGGACGTGAAGGAAATCCTGCGGCGCGTGAAGACAGCCGTGCCAGAGGCGTCGATTCTCATCATGAGTCCGATGGACCGTGGCGCGCGGGAACAGGGGGGCACCATCGGCACCGTGCCGACTCTGCCGCAGCTCGTCTCCGTACAGGCCAGGATCGCCGCCGAGAACGACTGCGCCTTCTTCAACACCTTCCAGGCGATGGGCGGACCCGGGACTATGGGAAAGTGGTATATGGCGGAGCCGAGGTTGGTCAGCGCGGATTTCATCCATCCACTGCCCTCGGGTGCGCGTATTGTCGGGACTCTGCTCTATCAGGCCCTGATCGATGGCTACAACAGCTATAAGCTCAAGCAGCTCCGCCAGAATCTGGCGGTTGTGCCCAAACGGACGGCGGGTTCGAAACCATAG
- a CDS encoding MBOAT family protein encodes MLLSSSVYFVFLTGIFLLYWPLQRWRAAGLAVLLFANYYFYAKWDLFYLVLIPGASLVDYLIGRGLGAASGKRVRQLLVSLSVFMNLGILATFKYMPFFLSSWAGFQHTKPAEWHWTFPLGISFYCFQSLTYTIDLYRKDGKPVRSLLTHMTAVSFFPTTLSGPITRVLSLAPQLEKKDKQLSLDDSGKALFRIALGLMKKFLIADYLADNLVNRVFDTPNLYTGVEVLIGVYAFALQLYYDFSGYSDIAIGSAQLLGLKLPENFNRPYQALNISEFWRRWHISLSNWLRDYLYFSLPGLRSKWKIFTYTNLFVTMLLGGLWHGASWNFIIWGGLHGAGLAIHHGFRTWRGNPKPSTNRWVRIASQTATAHFVVFAWVFFRASTLANAWEVLGRIASLTASLANISTPIAVVLLVAVVMHYLPRKIYDFSTGLFVKAPFYAQATALVLLVLAIEYIAVTGAAPFLYTKF; translated from the coding sequence ATGCTCCTCTCCAGTTCTGTCTATTTCGTATTCCTGACGGGCATCTTTCTGCTCTACTGGCCGCTCCAGCGCTGGCGCGCCGCCGGGCTGGCAGTCCTGCTGTTCGCGAACTACTATTTCTACGCCAAGTGGGATCTGTTCTATCTCGTCCTGATCCCCGGCGCTTCGCTGGTCGATTACCTGATCGGCCGCGGACTGGGGGCGGCCAGCGGCAAACGAGTCCGCCAGCTACTCGTTTCTCTCAGTGTTTTCATGAATTTGGGCATCCTGGCGACGTTCAAGTACATGCCCTTCTTCCTCTCTTCGTGGGCGGGTTTCCAACACACGAAACCAGCGGAATGGCACTGGACCTTCCCGCTGGGCATCTCGTTCTACTGCTTCCAGTCGCTTACCTACACCATCGATCTGTACCGCAAGGACGGGAAGCCGGTCCGTAGCCTGCTGACCCATATGACGGCGGTGAGCTTCTTCCCCACCACGCTCAGCGGTCCCATTACCCGCGTGCTGTCCCTCGCTCCACAGCTCGAGAAGAAAGACAAGCAGCTTTCCCTCGACGACAGCGGCAAGGCTCTGTTCCGCATCGCGCTGGGCCTGATGAAGAAGTTCCTGATTGCCGACTACCTGGCCGACAATCTGGTGAACCGGGTCTTCGACACGCCCAACCTGTACACCGGTGTCGAGGTCCTCATTGGGGTTTACGCCTTCGCCCTGCAGCTCTACTACGACTTTTCCGGCTATTCGGATATCGCCATCGGCAGCGCCCAGTTGCTGGGTCTGAAGCTGCCCGAGAACTTCAACCGGCCCTACCAGGCGTTGAATATCAGCGAGTTCTGGCGGCGCTGGCACATCTCACTCTCCAACTGGCTGCGCGACTACCTCTACTTCTCCCTGCCCGGCCTGCGCTCGAAGTGGAAGATCTTCACTTATACGAATCTCTTCGTCACCATGCTGCTGGGCGGGCTATGGCACGGCGCAAGCTGGAACTTCATCATCTGGGGCGGATTGCATGGAGCCGGCCTGGCGATTCACCACGGCTTCCGCACGTGGCGCGGCAACCCTAAACCCTCCACGAATCGCTGGGTGCGCATCGCATCACAGACCGCGACCGCGCATTTCGTGGTCTTCGCCTGGGTCTTCTTCCGGGCATCCACGCTGGCGAACGCGTGGGAAGTACTGGGCCGCATCGCCTCACTCACAGCGAGTCTGGCCAACATCTCTACGCCCATCGCCGTGGTGCTGCTGGTGGCGGTCGTCATGCACTACCTGCCACGCAAGATCTACGATTTCTCGACCGGGCTCTTCGTCAAAGCCCCGTTCTACGCCCAGGCCACGGCGCTGGTACTGCTGGTGCTGGCCATTGAATACATTGCCGTGACCGGCGCGGCGCCGTTCCTCTATACAAAATTCTGA
- a CDS encoding MBL fold metallo-hydrolase, translating into MRWTLVFLMAGALSLPAANRKNLEITFIDTEGGQATLLVTPSGESLLVDAGFPGNNGRDSDRIVAAAKKAGLTKIDYLLVTHYHLDHVGGVPELAAKFPVGTLIDHGANVETGRGADTLNAAYQKVIASGAKRLTVKPGDILPLKDLRIEVITANGERIPKPVKGGGQKNPVCGTEQRRADDPSENARSIGVLMTFGKFRFVDLGDLTWNKELDAACPDHLIGPVDLFLTTHHGLDQSNSASMVHGLHPRVAIMNNGAKKGGSPAAWSIVSASPGLQDLWQIHYAEAGGKDHNVAEERIANPQVPCQGAGIEVAAGKDGVFTVTNQRNGLKKTYKP; encoded by the coding sequence ATGCGCTGGACGCTTGTCTTCCTCATGGCCGGAGCTTTGTCGCTGCCGGCGGCGAACCGCAAGAACCTGGAAATCACCTTCATCGATACCGAAGGCGGGCAGGCGACCCTGCTGGTCACACCTTCCGGCGAGTCGCTGTTGGTGGATGCCGGCTTCCCCGGGAACAATGGGCGGGACTCCGACCGCATTGTGGCCGCCGCCAAGAAGGCCGGCCTCACCAAGATCGACTACCTTCTTGTCACCCATTACCACCTGGATCATGTGGGTGGCGTGCCCGAACTGGCGGCGAAGTTCCCGGTGGGCACCCTGATCGACCACGGCGCTAATGTGGAGACCGGTCGCGGCGCCGATACACTCAACGCCGCCTATCAGAAAGTCATCGCCTCGGGCGCAAAGCGGCTCACCGTCAAGCCAGGCGACATTCTTCCCTTGAAGGACCTGCGTATTGAAGTGATTACGGCCAATGGCGAGCGGATTCCCAAGCCCGTGAAGGGCGGCGGCCAGAAGAACCCGGTGTGCGGCACCGAGCAGCGCCGAGCCGACGATCCGTCGGAAAACGCCCGCTCCATCGGCGTCCTGATGACGTTCGGCAAGTTCCGCTTTGTCGACCTCGGCGATCTGACCTGGAACAAGGAACTGGACGCGGCCTGCCCCGATCACCTGATTGGCCCGGTGGATCTGTTCCTTACCACGCACCACGGGCTGGACCAGTCCAACTCGGCCTCGATGGTACATGGGCTGCACCCGCGGGTCGCCATCATGAACAATGGCGCGAAGAAGGGTGGATCTCCGGCCGCCTGGAGCATCGTGTCAGCTTCGCCCGGCCTTCAGGACCTCTGGCAGATCCACTACGCCGAGGCAGGGGGCAAGGACCACAACGTGGCTGAAGAGCGCATCGCCAATCCGCAAGTGCCGTGCCAAGGCGCCGGCATCGAGGTGGCAGCCGGGAAGGACGGGGTTTTCACCGTCACAAATCAGCGCAACGGACTCAAGAAAACCTACAAACCCTGA
- a CDS encoding zinc-ribbon domain-containing protein — protein MPFCTQCGTEVQPADIFCGSCGARQAQAGSAPRSSARPATPPPPHNPANDFLKNLTARNAALMCYIPVAGWIVSIIVLASDRYREERDVRFHAFQGLYLFVLWLFVDWVFAPFTYSIEAPRVLAKALKAVVFGAWIFMMVKTNQGENFRLPILGELADRSVSEQK, from the coding sequence ATGCCCTTTTGTACCCAGTGCGGCACGGAAGTCCAACCGGCCGATATCTTCTGCGGCTCGTGCGGCGCGCGCCAGGCTCAGGCCGGCAGTGCCCCACGATCGTCGGCGCGCCCCGCCACTCCACCCCCGCCGCACAATCCCGCCAACGACTTCCTGAAGAATCTCACCGCGCGCAACGCCGCATTGATGTGCTATATCCCCGTGGCCGGCTGGATCGTCTCCATCATCGTCCTGGCCTCAGACCGCTACCGCGAGGAGCGCGACGTCCGCTTCCACGCCTTCCAGGGACTCTACCTGTTCGTCCTGTGGCTCTTCGTCGACTGGGTGTTCGCCCCCTTCACCTATTCCATCGAGGCCCCGCGAGTCCTGGCCAAGGCGTTGAAGGCCGTTGTCTTCGGAGCCTGGATCTTCATGATGGTCAAGACCAACCAAGGCGAGAACTTCCGTCTGCCCATCCTGGGCGAACTAGCCGACCGCAGCGTCTCGGAGCAGAAGTAA
- the argC gene encoding N-acetyl-gamma-glutamyl-phosphate reductase, with protein MTTNVGIVGFRGYSGMELERILSAHAGVTPWLLEHRADSVPEPQPLGHIGPERIPCTAEAAQDAGISLVFLATPPEVSMELSAAFLAANIRVVDLSGAFRLGTPENYKHWYKHEHTQPALLASAVYGLPEFYRADVPQARLLSNPGCYPTAANLAIRPLIQAGVIDPACGVICDAKSGVSGAGRKASLKTAFSEVTENFSAYSILDHRHVPEVLMTSNLREEDFSFTAQLIPIHRGILETVYFRAHGVGDSADLLQIYVNAYRNEPFVRLYPVGAIPDLRAVNGTNFCDIGVKMDPKTGRAVVVSCIDNLGKGAAGQAVQNMNLMLGFDETEGLL; from the coding sequence ATGACCACGAATGTCGGAATTGTCGGTTTCCGCGGCTACAGCGGAATGGAGTTGGAACGGATCCTCTCGGCCCACGCCGGTGTGACGCCCTGGCTGTTGGAGCATCGCGCCGATTCCGTTCCGGAGCCCCAACCTCTGGGCCACATTGGGCCGGAACGTATCCCTTGCACCGCCGAGGCTGCCCAGGACGCCGGTATCAGCCTGGTGTTTCTGGCCACCCCGCCGGAAGTTTCCATGGAATTGTCGGCCGCCTTTCTGGCCGCCAACATCCGCGTCGTCGACCTCAGCGGCGCATTTCGTCTCGGGACGCCGGAGAACTACAAGCACTGGTATAAGCACGAGCACACACAGCCTGCTCTGTTAGCCAGCGCCGTCTACGGACTGCCGGAGTTCTACCGCGCCGATGTGCCCCAGGCGCGCTTGCTCTCGAATCCGGGTTGTTACCCGACCGCTGCGAATCTGGCGATCCGGCCGCTCATCCAGGCCGGCGTCATCGACCCTGCCTGCGGCGTCATCTGCGATGCCAAGAGCGGTGTGAGCGGTGCCGGCCGCAAGGCCAGCCTCAAGACCGCTTTCTCCGAGGTGACGGAGAACTTCAGCGCCTATTCCATCCTCGATCACCGCCACGTGCCCGAAGTGCTGATGACGTCCAACCTGCGTGAAGAGGATTTCAGCTTCACCGCGCAGCTCATCCCCATCCATCGCGGCATCCTGGAAACCGTGTATTTCCGGGCGCACGGCGTGGGCGACTCAGCCGACCTGCTCCAGATCTACGTCAACGCTTACCGCAACGAACCATTTGTCCGGCTGTACCCAGTGGGTGCCATCCCGGACTTGCGCGCCGTCAATGGCACCAATTTCTGCGACATCGGTGTGAAAATGGATCCGAAGACCGGCCGGGCTGTCGTCGTTTCGTGCATCGACAACCTGGGCAAGGGCGCGGCCGGCCAAGCCGTGCAGAACATGAACCTGATGCTCGGCTTTGACGAGACGGAGGGGCTGCTGTGA
- the argB gene encoding acetylglutamate kinase, whose translation MRVLVKLGGTLLDNADSRAGLAEQIAALPSLGVEVVVVHGGGKQMTRFLAERGVESRFVNGLRVTSPEVIDAVLKVFAGSVNKELVSSLVAAGAPAVGLSGIDGVLAEARQLNPELGSVGEIVQTNPAVLNALVEHGFIPVVACVAGDRQGGIYNVNADQMAVACAAGYEAARLLFLTDVDGVRAADGSTLPVLDVNGCQELIAQGVATGGMQAKLNSACAALAQGVGEVIIAPGAAPRVIQRLLGGEVVGTRIVREVQQ comes from the coding sequence GTGAGAGTCCTGGTGAAACTGGGCGGCACTCTGCTCGACAATGCGGACTCGCGCGCCGGCCTGGCGGAGCAGATCGCCGCGCTGCCGTCGCTCGGCGTGGAAGTCGTCGTCGTGCACGGTGGCGGCAAACAGATGACCCGCTTTCTGGCGGAGCGCGGCGTGGAAAGCCGGTTTGTGAACGGCCTGCGCGTGACCTCGCCCGAGGTGATCGACGCTGTGTTGAAGGTCTTTGCGGGCAGCGTGAATAAGGAGCTCGTATCGTCGCTCGTGGCTGCAGGCGCGCCCGCCGTAGGGCTCAGCGGCATCGACGGCGTCCTGGCCGAGGCGCGCCAGCTCAATCCGGAACTGGGCTCCGTCGGTGAGATCGTCCAGACCAATCCGGCTGTCCTGAATGCTCTGGTGGAGCATGGGTTCATCCCCGTGGTGGCCTGCGTGGCCGGCGACCGCCAGGGTGGAATCTACAATGTGAATGCCGATCAGATGGCCGTTGCCTGCGCCGCGGGTTACGAGGCAGCCCGGCTGCTGTTCCTCACCGATGTGGATGGCGTCAGGGCGGCTGACGGCTCGACTCTGCCCGTCCTGGACGTGAACGGATGCCAGGAGTTGATCGCCCAGGGTGTGGCGACCGGCGGCATGCAGGCCAAGCTGAACTCGGCTTGCGCCGCGCTGGCTCAAGGTGTTGGCGAAGTGATCATCGCCCCAGGCGCCGCGCCTCGGGTCATTCAACGGCTGCTGGGCGGCGAAGTCGTGGGAACGCGCATCGTCAGGGAGGTTCAACAATGA
- a CDS encoding N-acetyltransferase: protein MTLRKARMVDIPAILRLINDYARQGIMLPRNEFELSEGIRDFTVLYDGDRLLGCAALHFYGPTMAEVRSLAVSPESKGSGAGRALMDALENEAREYDLDALFAFTYVPRFFDKMGYHEVDRGELPLKAWKDCLRCPKFQACDEIAVFKGLKPETSLPSIGRSVVEETLIQIPVFRQN, encoded by the coding sequence ATGACTCTCCGCAAGGCCAGAATGGTGGATATTCCCGCCATATTAAGACTAATTAACGACTACGCTCGCCAGGGCATTATGCTGCCCAGGAACGAATTCGAGCTGTCGGAAGGCATTCGCGATTTCACGGTCCTCTATGACGGCGACCGTCTGTTGGGCTGCGCCGCGCTCCATTTTTATGGACCGACCATGGCCGAGGTCCGTTCGCTGGCCGTTTCTCCGGAATCGAAGGGCAGCGGCGCCGGCCGGGCGCTGATGGACGCCCTCGAGAACGAGGCTCGAGAGTATGACTTGGATGCCTTGTTTGCTTTTACTTACGTCCCCCGCTTCTTCGACAAGATGGGGTATCACGAAGTGGATCGCGGTGAACTGCCGCTGAAGGCATGGAAAGACTGCCTGCGCTGCCCGAAGTTCCAGGCGTGTGACGAAATTGCGGTCTTCAAAGGGCTTAAACCGGAAACGTCTCTGCCGTCCATCGGGCGGTCCGTTGTCGAAGAGACCCTGATTCAGATTCCGGTCTTCCGCCAGAACTGA
- a CDS encoding molybdopterin-binding protein, whose amino-acid sequence MRAQTIDVQAAHGRVLCCTIFRPGGKKLLAKGHLISEDDVRLLETEGMRKVWVTELDENEVGEDDAAAQVAALIGCGSLEIRLAAGGRANLIATENCSVLVDDELLKQINCAASVVIATTLNFRFARPGDRVATVKSSPFAVTQQQLDAVLSILNERGPILQARPIRDPAIAVLYTDPCSGDRARQLFESVMRQRLDQFGLACRFSLACAEEEDAVAKALGHLLRAKPTAILVASTTAPAGPADVIGRAMATAGCQLERFLAPVEPGNLLLLGYKDDVPVVSAPGCFRSAKTNVVDLILPPMLARYRVSGWEIAGLGHGGLLS is encoded by the coding sequence ATGCGCGCCCAGACCATCGACGTACAGGCTGCCCACGGCAGGGTGCTTTGCTGCACCATTTTCCGCCCCGGCGGCAAGAAGCTTCTGGCCAAGGGCCACCTCATCAGTGAGGACGACGTACGCCTGCTGGAGACAGAGGGCATGCGCAAGGTCTGGGTGACCGAACTCGACGAGAACGAAGTAGGCGAAGACGACGCCGCGGCCCAGGTTGCCGCTCTCATCGGCTGCGGATCATTGGAAATCCGGCTGGCCGCCGGTGGCCGGGCAAACCTGATCGCCACGGAGAACTGCAGCGTCCTGGTGGACGACGAACTCCTGAAGCAGATCAACTGCGCGGCCAGTGTCGTCATCGCCACCACACTGAACTTCCGCTTTGCCCGACCGGGTGACCGCGTGGCCACGGTGAAGAGCTCGCCGTTCGCCGTCACGCAGCAACAGCTTGACGCCGTTCTCTCCATCCTCAACGAGCGCGGGCCCATCCTGCAGGCGCGGCCCATTCGCGACCCTGCGATCGCCGTCCTGTACACCGATCCCTGCTCCGGCGACCGTGCCCGCCAGTTGTTTGAAAGCGTCATGCGCCAGCGGCTCGATCAGTTCGGCCTCGCCTGCCGGTTCTCGCTGGCCTGCGCGGAAGAAGAAGATGCTGTCGCCAAGGCACTCGGTCATCTCCTGCGCGCAAAGCCCACGGCGATCCTGGTGGCGTCCACCACCGCGCCCGCCGGCCCTGCCGACGTCATTGGCCGGGCTATGGCCACCGCCGGATGCCAGTTGGAACGCTTCCTCGCGCCGGTGGAGCCGGGCAACCTCCTCCTGCTCGGCTACAAGGATGATGTCCCGGTAGTCTCCGCCCCCGGTTGCTTCCGGTCCGCCAAAACAAACGTCGTTGATCTCATCCTGCCGCCGATGCTGGCCCGCTACCGCGTCTCCGGCTGGGAAATCGCCGGCCTTGGGCACGGCGGACTTTTGAGCTGA
- a CDS encoding mandelate racemase/muconate lactonizing enzyme family protein, with product MKIRSVQAFLLSAPLAEPLVLPYHGGERTIVKRDAMLICVEGDHGFRGFGPGPAHEAALAGIRDFIAPFLTGRTLLDPDALRILFHQQPGVTPALSRYYDAVELALWDLTACAFDTPLCDLLGGRVRDELRLYASAGMYQSPQGYADEASQLAAHGFSAYKLRPALGPEGDLDAVRRIRESAGPGMEIMVDAHTWWRMGDQSYSEAAVHEMARELARMQVTWLEEPLPPHDHAAYARLKDLDQVPLATGEHESDESGFDDLIATRCVDYVQADLVCQGGYYMGRRLLASVARAGLSFAFHSWGTNLELLAAAHLGVCWPDTVVPWLEYPCYRTITQPGMYPFPLAEEILTEPLPIRKGVLELDLTRPGLGIDVNLSVIDRFPWVPGPWSFFRFHSPAETWAVTGDHSQRWAAAGA from the coding sequence ATGAAGATTCGTTCCGTGCAGGCCTTCCTGCTCTCGGCGCCTCTGGCGGAGCCCCTGGTCCTTCCCTACCACGGCGGCGAACGCACCATCGTCAAGCGCGATGCCATGTTGATCTGCGTCGAGGGCGACCATGGATTTCGCGGCTTTGGCCCCGGCCCCGCCCATGAAGCGGCCTTGGCCGGCATCCGTGACTTCATCGCGCCGTTTCTTACGGGGCGTACGCTGCTCGATCCCGATGCCCTGCGGATCCTCTTCCACCAGCAGCCCGGCGTGACTCCGGCGCTCTCCCGCTATTACGACGCCGTCGAACTCGCACTTTGGGACCTGACCGCTTGTGCCTTCGATACCCCGCTTTGCGACCTGCTCGGCGGGCGTGTGCGTGACGAACTCCGCCTCTATGCCAGCGCAGGCATGTACCAAAGCCCACAAGGCTATGCCGACGAAGCCTCTCAGTTGGCCGCCCACGGATTCTCCGCCTACAAGCTGAGACCCGCCCTCGGGCCGGAAGGCGACCTCGACGCCGTCCGCCGCATCCGGGAATCGGCCGGTCCGGGCATGGAAATCATGGTCGATGCCCACACATGGTGGCGCATGGGCGACCAGAGCTACAGCGAAGCCGCGGTCCACGAGATGGCTCGCGAGTTGGCGCGTATGCAGGTGACCTGGCTCGAGGAGCCCCTGCCGCCGCACGACCACGCCGCCTATGCCCGCCTCAAGGACCTCGATCAGGTCCCGCTGGCTACGGGTGAGCACGAGTCCGACGAATCCGGCTTCGACGACCTCATCGCCACCCGCTGCGTCGACTACGTCCAGGCTGATCTCGTCTGTCAGGGCGGCTACTACATGGGGCGCCGGCTACTGGCCTCCGTTGCGCGCGCCGGGCTGTCCTTCGCCTTCCACTCCTGGGGCACGAACCTCGAACTCCTGGCCGCCGCTCACCTGGGCGTGTGCTGGCCCGATACCGTCGTGCCGTGGCTTGAGTACCCCTGCTACCGCACCATCACCCAGCCGGGCATGTACCCCTTCCCCCTGGCCGAGGAGATTCTGACCGAGCCCCTCCCCATCCGCAAAGGCGTGCTCGAACTCGACCTCACCCGCCCCGGCCTGGGCATCGATGTGAACCTCAGCGTCATCGACCGCTTTCCGTGGGTCCCTGGGCCCTGGTCTTTCTTCCGCTTTCACTCACCCGCCGAAACGTGGGCCGTGACGGGCGACCACAGCCAGCGTTGGGCTGCGGCCGGTGCCTGA
- a CDS encoding polysaccharide deacetylase family protein, translating to MILEVIGAAGLAAAGITAYGVRGRSAQVFGPSVWKGPASRRAIALTFDDGPSESTPDLLSLLSDYGVRATFFQCGHHVRRLPRIAVRCAADGHEIGNHTDTHPALYLRSAQFIYDQLERAQRAVIETCGVTPSLVRPTFGARWFGMRPAQKRLNLLGVMWTTIARDWCLSGDEIVQRMGTAAHPGAILCFHDGRELTHRPNIDSTLQALRVLLPKWAAEGYEFVTVSEMLARPSVKP from the coding sequence ATGATCTTGGAAGTGATCGGCGCCGCGGGTCTGGCGGCGGCTGGCATCACCGCCTATGGTGTGCGCGGCCGTTCGGCTCAGGTCTTTGGGCCTTCCGTATGGAAAGGGCCGGCCAGCCGTCGCGCCATCGCCCTGACCTTCGACGACGGCCCCAGCGAGTCGACACCCGATCTGCTCAGCCTGTTGAGCGACTACGGCGTGCGCGCCACGTTCTTTCAGTGTGGCCACCATGTCCGCCGGCTTCCGCGAATCGCTGTCCGCTGTGCCGCCGATGGTCACGAAATCGGCAACCACACCGACACACATCCGGCGCTCTACCTGCGCTCGGCCCAATTCATCTACGACCAGTTGGAACGCGCCCAGCGGGCCGTCATTGAAACCTGTGGGGTCACTCCGTCCCTGGTGCGCCCGACCTTCGGCGCACGCTGGTTTGGCATGCGCCCGGCGCAGAAGCGGCTGAACCTCCTGGGTGTGATGTGGACAACCATCGCGCGCGACTGGTGCCTCTCTGGCGACGAGATCGTCCAGCGGATGGGGACGGCTGCCCATCCTGGAGCGATTCTCTGTTTCCACGATGGTCGCGAACTCACTCATCGACCCAACATCGACTCGACTCTTCAAGCTCTGCGAGTGCTGCTACCCAAGTGGGCCGCGGAGGGCTACGAGTTCGTCACGGTGAGCGAGATGTTGGCCAGGCCATCAGTCAAGCCATAG
- a CDS encoding transposase: MTYLITFVCYGCHLHGSEEGSVDRRHNRVGSPALDINPARANAAEGLMGQAPYTLDQIRRDTVLAAIVEACGHRGWMLLAAHVRSSHVHAVVDAEAAPERVMIDFKAYASRKLNRMGLDGSDRKRWARHGSTRWLWEPRHISAAVQYVIAEQGTKMSVFEPKEE; encoded by the coding sequence GTGACCTACCTGATCACATTTGTCTGCTATGGATGTCATCTCCATGGCAGTGAGGAAGGCTCAGTCGATCGCCGCCACAACAGAGTGGGGAGCCCCGCGCTGGACATCAATCCCGCGCGTGCGAACGCCGCGGAGGGACTAATGGGCCAAGCGCCCTACACTCTCGATCAGATTCGTCGCGACACAGTGCTCGCCGCGATTGTAGAGGCATGTGGGCATCGCGGCTGGATGCTGCTTGCTGCCCATGTCCGCAGCAGCCATGTGCACGCCGTAGTGGATGCGGAAGCCGCGCCTGAACGGGTGATGATCGACTTCAAGGCATATGCGAGCCGTAAGCTGAATAGGATGGGCCTTGACGGATCAGACCGGAAACGTTGGGCACGTCACGGCAGCACCCGATGGCTCTGGGAGCCTCGGCACATCTCCGCTGCGGTGCAGTATGTCATCGCGGAGCAAGGCACCAAAATGTCGGTATTCGAGCCTAAAGAAGAATAG
- a CDS encoding LytTR family DNA-binding domain-containing protein: MAPQRRFVRMHRSTLVNLSFADELYPWFGGKMILRLKDPKKTEITVARDRLKDLKERLGL, translated from the coding sequence ATTGCACCGCAGCGGAGGTTTGTGCGGATGCATCGGTCGACGCTGGTGAACCTGAGCTTTGCCGACGAGCTGTATCCGTGGTTCGGGGGCAAGATGATCCTGCGATTGAAGGATCCGAAGAAGACGGAGATTACGGTGGCGCGCGACCGGTTGAAGGATCTGAAGGAGCGCCTGGGGCTGTAG